The DNA window CCAAGCCAGCCGGCATTGGCTGCAGCCCGCGATCCCTGCCGAGAGTTCCCATGACCGATTCACGCCTGGCGCTGCATGGCGGCCCGCCCGTTTTCCCCAACGGTCCGCCGACCTGGCCGCAGGCGGAACCTGAGGTAGCGAACGCCGTGTCCGCCGCCCTGGCAAGCGGCGACTGGGGCCGGTACCACGGTCCCCATTGCGGAAAACTGGAAGAACGGCTGGCCAGCCGGCACGGCGTGGACCAGGTGCAACTTTGCTGCAGCGGGACCATCGCCGTCGAGCTGGCGCTGCGCGGCTTCCATCTTCAGCCGGGCGACGAAGTGCTGCTGGCGGCGTATGACTTTCCCGGCAATTTCCGCGCGATTGAAGCGATCGGCGCCAGGCCCGTGCTGATCGACATCGACCCCCGCAACTGGACGCCCGACCTGGCCTCCTTTGAGCAGGCAATCACCAGCGGCGTGAAAGCGGCCATCGTTTCCCATCTGCATGGCGGTCTGGCGCCGATGCGGGAGATTACCCAGCTGGCTCGCGATGCCGGCGTGCCGGTGCTGGAAGATGTTTGCCAGAACCCCGGCGCCACGGTGCAAGGGCGACCGGCTGGAGCCTGGGGCGATGCGGCTGTGTTGAGTTTTGGCGGCAGCAAGCTGCTGACGGCCGGTCGCGGCGGCGCGGTGCTCTCGTCCCAGCCGCAGATCATGCAGCGGATCACCATCTTTCGCGACCGCGGAAACGACGCCTTCCCGATGAGCGAGCTCCAGGCCTGCGTGCTGCTGCCACAACTGGAGCAGTTCGATCAGCGACATGCACGGCGACTTGCGGCTGTCGCCCGATTGACCGCGGGGCTGGCTGGCATGGAGTGCCTGACGCTGGTCGCATTGGATTCCGACGATTCGCCGGCCTTTTATAAACTGGGGATGAGGTATCGACCGGAGGCCTGCGGCCAGGCTCCGCGAGCCGCGTTCATTGCCGCGGCCCAGGCGGAAGGACTGGCGATTGACGCCGGTTTTCGCGGGTTTGCGGGCCGCAGTTCCCGACGCTGTCGCAGCGTGGGGTCGCTTGAGCAGGCTCGTCTGGCGGCCGAGCAGACGCTGGTGTGGCATCATCCGATCCTGCTGGAGAACGACGACGTCCTGGATCGGGCCGCCGCCGCCGTGCGAAAGGTTGTCAATGGTCTGCTCTCGGCTTAGCCTGATTTCTCCCCCCAATTCCCCATAACAATTTCCGCTTCGCCTGGTCTGCCGGCGGTTCCCATACTCTGTAACTCGCGAAACGCCTGATGAAAATCCTGATTACCAACGACGATGGTATCGATGCGGCGGGGATCGCGTCGCTGTATGCGGCCGCCTTGCCTTTGGGAGAGGTGACGGTCGCCGCTCCGGCCCGGCCATTTTCCGGCTGTGGGCATCAGACCACCACGCATGAGACGATTGCCGTCAGCGAGATTCGTCCCGGCTGGTTCCGCATTGACGGTACGCCTGCCGATTGTGTGCGGATTGCCTTGCGGGAGCTGGCTGCCGACGCCGACTATGTTTTGTCGGGAATTAATGAAGGGGCCAACCTTGGCGTCGACATTTATATGTCGGGCACCGTCGCGGCCGCGCGGGAAGCTGCTTTCTTTGGCAAGCCTGCGCTCGCCATCTCTCAATTCCGGGAACGCGGAGCCGAACGTCGTTGGAGTCACTCAGAGCGATTGTCCGCCCTGGTGCTGCAGCGACTGTTGCCAGTCAAGATCTCCGCTGGCCGATTCTGGAACGTGAACCTGCCTGATAATCTGAACGACGATCAGGCCGCGGAAGCGATGGCTGTCGAGCAGATGGTGGTAACCCATGTCGAACGTGCGCCCTTGCCTGTCGAATTTATCCGCACACCAGACGGATTTCGATATTCGGGGCTGTATCACGAACGGTTGCGTTCCACGGGATCTGATGTCGACGCCTGCTTCTCAGGCAAAATCGCGCTGACGTTGCTGGGCGAAGATCTGGAAGACTGACCCGTAAAGGCGATCTGCTTCCGAGACAGGTCGCCGGTTAGCGAGCCGGGCGGCAAAGAGCCGCGGGCATTTCCGCGATTTCTTCTGGGCCTTCGCTGGCGTCCGAGAAAGCATTGGCGATCGCTTCGAGTTCACCGCGAAGGATGCTGACATCGCCAGGAGCAGTCACGCCGATCGAAACCCGATTACCGGCGATCCGGTTCACCACGATCCGCACCCCGTTGCCGATAACGATCTCTTCCCCGATTTTGCGACTGAGAACCAACATGGATTTTCCTTCCGTGAAAAAATTCGCTCTGTAGAAAACACCGCTAGCAGGCGGGATGGATTGCGAACAAGCCGCGAGTCTCTACGACTCATTCCTTGGGCTTGGGAGAATTTAACTGCACAAAATGTGCCGCTTGCGAAATTATTTTCGCGGAATGAGGCAGATTTGTGCGAATCCTCGCGTTATGCGTCCCTTTCCGTAGGGAAATTGGGGTCGTCGCTACTTGACCACAGAGAGGATTCGAGCTCAAAGTGAGAATCCGAGTCTCATTTTGATGCGCGGCCGTCCTGTGGCTGAGCGATTATTGACCCATCGAGCGGACAATCTGGTCGCATTCCGTTCACGCCAGGTGAAGCTGGCATCGCCGTCACTTCACTGCTAGCGATATCATAGTGGCAAAGGGCGTCTCCCGGCAAGTCGAAAAAATTTGGCGGTTCCGGGGCGAACGCAGTCGCGCCGCAGAATGCCATTTTGGCCGGCAAAAACTCGCAGCAAAGCTCGACTCCTGACTGGTCGAGTCGTATGATGCGACCTCGTGTCCAGCGACTATCTCCATCTCCACCTCCTGCCCAGCAAGCTGGCAGTGTTTGTGCCGGAAAACGACCATGAAGGTAACCCGACTGAGGCTGACCCTTGTCGAAGTCCCCCAGGTTCACCCGGTTGCTCCGTACAAGTCCCGTTTGAGGACCAGTTCCGCCACCCGCAGCGCGATCGTCGAAGTGGAAACGGACGAAGGTCTGACCGGCTGCGGCGAGTTCAATGTGAACTTTATCGAGGGATTCAGCGCTCGCCGCCTGGAGCAGCAGGCCAGTGACTGGCTGCCGGGAAAAGACCCGCAGAACCTTGCCTGGTTTCACACGCATTGTCCCTTCCCGGCGAACCTGAAGTCAGGCGTCGAAATGGCATTCTGGGATCTGGCGGGCCAGGCCGCGGGGCTTTCTGTCGCGATGTTGCTGGGCGGCATGGTCCGCACGCAGGTGGAAGTGGCCGCCTGCATGGGCGTGCAAAGCTACGCCGACGCCGGCAAACTGGCGACGTACTTCCTGGAGGAGGGATTCACGACGCTCAAGGCGAAAGCGGGCCTCGAAATCCGGCAGGATCTGGAGATGGTTTGCGGCGTGCGGGACGCTGTTGGCTCTCGCCTGAAATTACGACTGGATCCTAACCAGGCCTACTCGCGCGAGCAGTCAGCCGAACTGGCGCGGCAGCTCGAACCGTTTGATCTGGAGTACCTGGAGCAGCCGCTGCCCGAACAGCCGCTTGCCGATGCGAGGTGGCTCCGCAGCCAAAGCCGCACGCCGATCGCATTGAATGAAAGCGTGGTGGGCCCTGCCAGCGTGCTGGAGATTCTGCGCGAAGAGGCCGCCGATTTCCTGCTGCCCGATACGCACATCGCTGGCGGGATTCAGCCCTGCGTGACGATCGGCCGTATCGCCGAAGCCGGCGGCTTGCCCTGCATCATGCACTGCGGCCACGACCTGGGCCCCAAAACGGCGGCCATGCTGCACATCGCCGCCGCCTGTCCGGCGTACTCGCTGGCCAATGATACGACGTATTACGGACTGGAGGACGACATCATCACCGAGCGATTCGCCATTCAGGCCGGCAAGATGAACGTCCCCACCGGCCCCGGTCTGGGCGTGCGGATCGACCCCGAGAAGCTGGCCCGGTATCGCGTGGATTGCTGAGGTCACGCGGCGATAAAGTCATTGAAAAAGGCGATGCGTTCCTGGCGGGAAAGCATCGCCTTGTGTTCGTCTCGCGAGCCGTCACAACGACAGTGGTTCGCGAACGGACTCTTCGTTTCGCTCGATCTGCCGATTACTCAGCCGGCGTGCGACGCAGTTCCAGCCATTCCGTGTGGAACGTGCCGGGCTTGTCGACCCGCTGATAGGTATGGGCGCCGAAGTAATCACGCTGGGCCTGGAGCAGGTTGGCCGGCAGGCGTTCGCGACGGTAGCTGTCGTAGTAGGCCAGGGCCGTGCTGAACGCGGGAACCGGCAAACCGAGTTCCGTCGCCAGCACCACGACATCCCGCCAGGCCTGTTGCCCGCCGTGAACGGCTGTGGTGAAGAACGGGTGGAGCAGCAGGTTTTCCAGCTGCGGGTTCTCGTCGAAGGCTTCTTTGATGCGATCGAGGAACTTCGCCCGAATGATGCAGCCGCCGCGCCACAGCAGGGCGCAGTCGCCGTAGTTGAGCGGCCAGTCGTGTTCTTTGGCGGCCGCCTGGAGCTGGACAAAGCCCTGGGCGTAACTGCAGATTTTGGAAGCGTAGAGTGCCTCGCGAATTTTCTCGACCCACTGCTTCCGCTCGTCGGCGGAGAACGTTTTGCTGGCGGTCGGACCTTCCAGAACTTTGCTGGCGCGGGTGCGGGCTTCCTTGACGGCTGACAGGGTGCGGGCGTAAACGGCCGCGGTGACGAGCGTACTGGG is part of the Lignipirellula cremea genome and encodes:
- a CDS encoding DegT/DnrJ/EryC1/StrS family aminotransferase; its protein translation is MTDSRLALHGGPPVFPNGPPTWPQAEPEVANAVSAALASGDWGRYHGPHCGKLEERLASRHGVDQVQLCCSGTIAVELALRGFHLQPGDEVLLAAYDFPGNFRAIEAIGARPVLIDIDPRNWTPDLASFEQAITSGVKAAIVSHLHGGLAPMREITQLARDAGVPVLEDVCQNPGATVQGRPAGAWGDAAVLSFGGSKLLTAGRGGAVLSSQPQIMQRITIFRDRGNDAFPMSELQACVLLPQLEQFDQRHARRLAAVARLTAGLAGMECLTLVALDSDDSPAFYKLGMRYRPEACGQAPRAAFIAAAQAEGLAIDAGFRGFAGRSSRRCRSVGSLEQARLAAEQTLVWHHPILLENDDVLDRAAAAVRKVVNGLLSA
- the surE gene encoding 5'/3'-nucleotidase SurE, yielding MKILITNDDGIDAAGIASLYAAALPLGEVTVAAPARPFSGCGHQTTTHETIAVSEIRPGWFRIDGTPADCVRIALRELAADADYVLSGINEGANLGVDIYMSGTVAAAREAAFFGKPALAISQFRERGAERRWSHSERLSALVLQRLLPVKISAGRFWNVNLPDNLNDDQAAEAMAVEQMVVTHVERAPLPVEFIRTPDGFRYSGLYHERLRSTGSDVDACFSGKIALTLLGEDLED
- a CDS encoding carbon storage regulator, with the protein product MLVLSRKIGEEIVIGNGVRIVVNRIAGNRVSIGVTAPGDVSILRGELEAIANAFSDASEGPEEIAEMPAALCRPAR
- a CDS encoding mandelate racemase/muconate lactonizing enzyme family protein yields the protein MKVTRLRLTLVEVPQVHPVAPYKSRLRTSSATRSAIVEVETDEGLTGCGEFNVNFIEGFSARRLEQQASDWLPGKDPQNLAWFHTHCPFPANLKSGVEMAFWDLAGQAAGLSVAMLLGGMVRTQVEVAACMGVQSYADAGKLATYFLEEGFTTLKAKAGLEIRQDLEMVCGVRDAVGSRLKLRLDPNQAYSREQSAELARQLEPFDLEYLEQPLPEQPLADARWLRSQSRTPIALNESVVGPASVLEILREEAADFLLPDTHIAGGIQPCVTIGRIAEAGGLPCIMHCGHDLGPKTAAMLHIAAACPAYSLANDTTYYGLEDDIITERFAIQAGKMNVPTGPGLGVRIDPEKLARYRVDC